The proteins below come from a single Synechococcus sp. WH 8101 genomic window:
- the glmS gene encoding glutamine--fructose-6-phosphate transaminase (isomerizing) has product MCGIVAVIGSRDAAPLLLEGLRQLEYRGYDSAGIATVEATQLHCLRAKGKLVNLATRLEAEGAPGHCGIGHTRWATHGKPEERNAHPHRDGSGTVAVVQNGIIENHRSLREQLMAAGVVFESETDTEVIPHLIAARLQALRSEGRPADGALLLEAVQAVLPQLQGAYALAVVWAEVPGALVVARRAAPLLIGLGEGEFVCASDTPALAGITRTILPMEDGEVALLSPLGIELYDADGVRQQRTPSLLSGSDHVADKRHFRHFMLKEIHEQPETAELWVARHLPSGLPETNPVALPFDEAFYTGVERIQILACGTSRHAALVGAYLLEQFAGLPTSVFYASEFRYAPPPLAPHTLTIGVTQSGETADTLAALAMEAERRRALGDDAYAPRQLGITNRPESSLARQVEHILDIGAGIEVGVAATKTFLGQLLAFYALALGFAARRGSQPVAEIAALVAELRQLPSHLRQLVERHDRESEALAHRFAETQDVIFLGRGINYPIALEGALKLKEISYIHAEGYPAGEMKHGPIALLDAHVPVVSIAVPGVVFEKVLSNAQEAKARDAQLIGVAPKGPDTALFDDLLAVPEVSEWVSPLLTVVPMQLLSYHIAAHRGLDVDQPRNLAKSVTVE; this is encoded by the coding sequence ATGTGCGGAATCGTTGCGGTCATTGGCTCGCGGGATGCGGCCCCCTTGTTACTGGAGGGCCTCAGGCAGCTGGAGTATCGCGGCTACGACTCCGCCGGGATCGCCACGGTGGAGGCCACCCAGCTGCATTGCCTCCGGGCCAAGGGCAAGTTGGTGAACCTGGCGACACGGCTGGAAGCGGAGGGAGCACCAGGCCACTGCGGCATCGGCCACACCCGCTGGGCCACCCATGGAAAACCAGAGGAGCGCAATGCCCATCCCCATCGGGATGGCAGCGGCACGGTGGCGGTGGTGCAGAACGGCATCATCGAGAACCACCGCAGCCTGCGGGAGCAGCTCATGGCTGCAGGAGTGGTGTTCGAGTCGGAGACCGACACCGAGGTGATTCCCCACCTGATCGCAGCCCGGTTGCAGGCTTTGCGTTCAGAAGGGCGCCCCGCCGATGGGGCTCTGCTGCTGGAGGCGGTGCAGGCGGTGCTGCCTCAGCTGCAGGGCGCCTATGCCTTGGCGGTGGTGTGGGCGGAGGTTCCCGGCGCCCTGGTGGTGGCCCGTCGGGCGGCGCCGTTGCTGATCGGTCTTGGTGAAGGGGAGTTTGTCTGCGCCAGCGACACGCCGGCTCTCGCCGGGATCACCCGCACGATCCTGCCGATGGAGGACGGGGAAGTCGCCCTGCTCAGCCCTTTGGGCATCGAGCTTTACGACGCTGATGGCGTGCGGCAGCAGCGCACACCCTCTCTATTGAGTGGCTCGGATCACGTGGCCGACAAGCGCCATTTCCGCCACTTCATGCTCAAGGAGATTCATGAGCAGCCGGAAACGGCCGAGCTCTGGGTGGCGCGCCATCTCCCCAGCGGTTTGCCGGAGACGAATCCGGTGGCCTTGCCGTTCGATGAGGCCTTCTACACCGGGGTGGAGCGGATTCAGATCCTGGCCTGTGGCACCAGTCGTCATGCGGCTTTGGTGGGGGCCTACCTGCTGGAGCAGTTCGCCGGATTGCCCACCAGCGTTTTCTATGCCAGCGAATTCCGCTATGCGCCGCCGCCGCTGGCGCCCCACACGCTCACCATCGGAGTGACCCAGTCGGGGGAAACGGCCGATACCCTCGCCGCCCTGGCGATGGAGGCGGAGCGCCGCCGCGCCCTGGGCGATGACGCCTATGCACCGCGCCAGCTGGGGATCACCAATCGGCCTGAGAGTTCTCTGGCCCGCCAGGTGGAACACATCCTCGACATCGGCGCTGGCATTGAAGTGGGTGTGGCGGCGACCAAAACGTTCCTCGGCCAGTTGTTGGCGTTTTATGCCCTGGCCCTCGGCTTTGCGGCCCGGCGCGGTAGCCAGCCGGTGGCGGAGATCGCCGCTTTGGTGGCGGAGCTGCGCCAACTTCCCAGCCACCTCAGGCAACTGGTGGAGCGGCACGATCGGGAGTCGGAAGCGCTCGCCCACCGCTTTGCTGAAACCCAGGACGTGATCTTCCTGGGGCGTGGCATCAATTATCCGATCGCCCTGGAGGGGGCGCTCAAGCTCAAGGAGATCAGCTACATCCACGCCGAGGGCTATCCGGCTGGAGAGATGAAGCATGGCCCGATCGCTCTGCTGGATGCCCACGTGCCGGTGGTGTCAATCGCGGTGCCCGGCGTGGTGTTCGAGAAGGTGCTGAGCAATGCCCAGGAGGCCAAAGCCCGCGATGCTCAGCTAATCGGCGTGGCGCCGAAAGGGCCGGACACGGCCCTGTTCGATGACTTGTTGGCAGTGCCGGAGGTGAGCGAATGGGTGAGCCCCCTGCTCACAGTGGTGCCGATGCAACTGCTGAGTTATCACATCGCCGCCCATCGTGGCCTCGATGTGGATCAACCGCGCAACCTGGCGAAGAGCGTCACCGTGGAGTGA
- a CDS encoding NAD(P)H dehydrogenase subunit NdhS, with the protein MASTAPILPGATVKVVDPRSIYNGYTGFVQRISGDRAAVLFEGGNWDKLVTLRLRDLSAA; encoded by the coding sequence ATGGCCTCCACCGCTCCGATCCTGCCCGGTGCCACGGTGAAGGTGGTGGATCCTCGTTCGATCTACAACGGGTACACCGGGTTCGTGCAGCGGATCAGCGGGGACCGGGCAGCGGTGCTGTTTGAAGGCGGCAACTGGGACAAGCTCGTGACCCTCCGCCTCAGGGATCTCAGCGCCGCCTGA
- a CDS encoding ribonuclease III family protein, giving the protein MAPNTPTAIDAARREQLEKLWLQLDLTPPLPLKGRELAQLNEALTHTSSGLHPHHEQLEFLGDAVLRLAATEFIASIYPQLPVGDRSSLRAQLVSDQWLAQLGETIGIEHWWRIGATASGDVAAHATLRAELSEALIGAIYAIGGLQPVQAWLTPYWQQTSAAVLADPHRGNSKSALQEWSQSQAQGLPAYDTREISRRHGDPRRFHCRVSLPDLLAEGWGGSRRQAEQEAARNALQHLQERPKGNTAPH; this is encoded by the coding sequence ATGGCACCGAACACGCCGACTGCAATCGATGCCGCTCGTCGCGAGCAGCTGGAGAAGCTCTGGCTGCAGCTTGACCTCACCCCGCCGCTGCCGCTCAAGGGCCGCGAACTCGCCCAACTCAATGAAGCGCTCACCCACACCTCCAGCGGTCTGCATCCCCATCACGAGCAGCTGGAATTTCTCGGCGATGCGGTGCTGCGCCTGGCCGCCACCGAGTTCATCGCCAGCATTTATCCCCAGCTGCCGGTGGGGGACCGATCTTCCCTGCGCGCCCAGCTGGTGAGCGATCAGTGGCTGGCTCAGCTGGGGGAAACCATCGGCATCGAGCACTGGTGGCGGATCGGTGCCACGGCCAGCGGTGATGTCGCCGCGCACGCCACCCTGCGCGCCGAACTCAGTGAAGCGCTGATCGGCGCGATCTATGCCATCGGGGGGCTGCAGCCGGTGCAGGCCTGGCTGACGCCCTATTGGCAGCAGACCAGCGCCGCCGTGCTCGCCGATCCGCACCGGGGCAACAGCAAATCCGCCCTACAGGAGTGGAGCCAGAGTCAGGCCCAGGGCCTGCCGGCCTATGACACCCGGGAGATCAGCCGGCGCCACGGTGACCCGCGCCGCTTTCATTGCCGCGTGAGCCTGCCCGATCTCCTCGCTGAGGGATGGGGCGGCTCACGCCGCCAGGCGGAACAGGAGGCCGCCAGGAACGCCCTGCAACACCTTCAAGAACGCCCTAAGGGCAACACCGCGCCGCACTGA
- a CDS encoding mannose-1-phosphate guanylyltransferase/mannose-6-phosphate isomerase, with protein sequence MTTPLIPVILCGGTGTRLWPLSRASYPKQYWPLGGSGDETLLQQTQQRLEGLSGLGAPLLICNDDHRFIVAEQMRQIGVEPGAILLEPMGRNTAPAVAVAALQATARGEDPLLLVLAADHVIRDAALFRAAIEAGRADAEAGRLVTFGIVPTAPETGYGYIEAAAPLEAGSLQPVPIARFVEKPDRTTAEQFLASGRFTWNSGMFLFRASAMLAELERLAPEVVSCCRAALEQDVADLDFLRLEREAFAKCPNVAIDVAVMEKTVLGSVLPLAAGWSDVGSWSALWDTADRDDDGNVLRGRVISAGSRNCYLRSEHRLVVGLGVENLVVVETDDAVLIADRSQTQNVKTIVKQLEADGSPEGKAHRRIYRPWGSYTGVVEGNRWQVKRISVKPGASLSLQMHHHRAEHWVVVKGTALVERDGNQQLVGENQSTYIPMGCKHRLSNPGRIPVEMIEVQSGEYLGEDDIVRFDDLYGRSDAAAITPR encoded by the coding sequence GTGACCACCCCCCTGATCCCGGTGATCCTCTGCGGCGGCACCGGCACCCGGCTCTGGCCCCTCTCCCGCGCCAGCTACCCCAAACAGTATTGGCCCCTGGGGGGGAGCGGCGACGAAACCCTGCTGCAGCAAACCCAGCAACGGCTGGAGGGACTGAGCGGCCTCGGAGCTCCCCTGCTGATCTGCAACGACGACCACCGTTTCATCGTGGCCGAACAGATGCGCCAGATCGGTGTGGAGCCGGGCGCCATCCTGCTGGAGCCGATGGGGCGCAACACGGCACCGGCTGTGGCGGTCGCCGCCCTCCAGGCCACCGCCCGCGGTGAGGATCCGCTTCTGCTGGTGCTGGCCGCCGATCACGTGATCCGCGATGCGGCCCTTTTTCGCGCCGCGATCGAAGCCGGTCGGGCCGACGCGGAAGCAGGCCGTCTGGTGACCTTCGGGATCGTGCCGACAGCGCCGGAAACCGGCTATGGCTACATCGAAGCGGCGGCGCCGCTAGAGGCGGGATCGCTCCAACCCGTGCCGATTGCGCGCTTTGTGGAGAAGCCCGATCGCACCACGGCCGAGCAGTTCCTCGCCAGCGGTCGCTTCACCTGGAACAGCGGCATGTTCCTCTTCCGGGCCAGCGCCATGCTCGCCGAGCTGGAGCGGCTGGCGCCTGAAGTGGTGAGCTGCTGCCGCGCCGCTCTGGAGCAGGACGTGGCCGACCTCGACTTCCTACGCCTGGAACGAGAAGCCTTCGCCAAGTGCCCGAATGTGGCCATCGACGTGGCCGTGATGGAGAAAACGGTGCTGGGCTCGGTGCTGCCCCTGGCGGCAGGCTGGAGTGATGTGGGCAGCTGGAGTGCCCTGTGGGACACCGCCGATCGCGATGACGACGGAAACGTTCTGCGCGGCCGAGTGATCAGCGCAGGCAGCCGCAACTGCTACCTGCGCAGCGAGCATCGCCTCGTGGTGGGGCTGGGGGTGGAGAACCTGGTGGTGGTGGAAACCGATGACGCCGTGCTGATCGCCGATCGCAGCCAGACCCAGAACGTGAAAACGATCGTGAAGCAACTGGAGGCCGACGGCAGCCCCGAAGGCAAGGCCCACCGCAGGATCTACCGCCCCTGGGGCTCCTACACCGGCGTGGTGGAAGGCAACCGTTGGCAAGTGAAACGAATCTCAGTCAAACCGGGTGCAAGCCTGTCGCTGCAGATGCACCACCACCGCGCCGAACACTGGGTGGTGGTGAAGGGCACCGCCCTCGTCGAGCGGGATGGCAATCAACAACTCGTGGGGGAAAACCAGAGCACTTACATCCCGATGGGCTGCAAGCACAGACTGAGCAACCCCGGCCGTATCCCGGTGGAGATGATCGAGGTGCAGAGCGGTGAATACCTCGGTGAAGATGACATCGTGCGTTTCGACGATCTGTATGGCCGCAGTGATGCGGCCGCGATCACTCCACGGTGA
- the rimM gene encoding ribosome maturation factor RimM (Essential for efficient processing of 16S rRNA) yields MNSNDWLAVGTVVGAQGLRGELRVNPASEFQERFTTPGTRWLQARGGEPRAVELSSGRQLPGKQLFVVRFEGINDRSAAEALVGQTLLVRADDRPALADGEFHLLDLVGLEVRLQADAEAIGSVTDLISGGNDLLEVERRDGRKQLIPFVEAIVPEVHLKAGWLLLTPPPGLLEL; encoded by the coding sequence ATGAACAGCAACGACTGGCTGGCGGTGGGAACCGTGGTGGGGGCCCAGGGGCTCCGCGGCGAGCTGCGCGTCAATCCCGCCAGTGAGTTCCAGGAGCGCTTCACCACACCCGGCACCCGCTGGCTGCAGGCCCGTGGCGGCGAACCCCGCGCCGTGGAGTTGAGCAGCGGTCGGCAGCTGCCCGGCAAACAGCTGTTCGTGGTGCGCTTCGAGGGGATTAACGACCGCAGCGCCGCCGAAGCCCTGGTGGGCCAGACCCTGTTGGTGCGCGCCGATGACCGTCCCGCCCTGGCCGATGGCGAATTTCACCTCCTCGATCTAGTGGGCCTCGAGGTGCGGCTCCAGGCCGATGCTGAAGCGATCGGCAGCGTCACCGACCTGATCAGCGGTGGCAATGACCTGCTGGAGGTGGAGCGCAGGGATGGCCGCAAACAACTGATTCCCTTCGTGGAGGCGATCGTGCCGGAGGTGCACCTGAAGGCGGGCTGGCTGCTGCTCACTCCACCGCCTGGCCTTCTGGAGCTGTAG
- a CDS encoding ion transporter, translating to MLAGVRVQLRRVVLDSDTRAGRLYNLIIFGTILVSVAGLMVEPHPLHLAADDVVPAWVHSLERACLLVFIADFLLHLWVTPRPLAYLRSFYGLIDLSAVLFFFVPQISSGLILWIFKFGRVLRVFKLLRFLDEAQLLGNALRASARRIGVFLFFVVMTQVVLGYVMVVIESGHPQTQFQTVGHGVYWAIVTMTTVGYGDVVPQTVLGRLLAAVVMLLGFGIIAIPTGIVTVETINQARQDQRSCGDCGRTGHRHRAAHCDQCGAVLPLGRS from the coding sequence ATGTTGGCCGGCGTCCGGGTGCAGCTGCGGCGGGTCGTGCTCGACTCCGACACCCGAGCCGGACGCCTTTACAACCTGATCATTTTTGGCACGATCCTGGTGAGTGTGGCGGGGCTGATGGTTGAGCCCCATCCGCTCCATCTCGCTGCGGATGATGTGGTGCCGGCCTGGGTGCACAGCCTTGAGCGGGCCTGCCTGCTGGTGTTCATCGCCGATTTTCTGCTCCACCTCTGGGTCACGCCCCGGCCGCTCGCCTACCTGCGCAGCTTCTACGGCCTGATCGACCTCTCGGCGGTGCTGTTCTTTTTTGTGCCCCAGATCAGCAGTGGCCTAATCCTCTGGATCTTCAAGTTCGGGCGGGTGCTGCGGGTGTTCAAGCTGCTGCGCTTTCTCGATGAGGCCCAGCTGCTTGGCAATGCCCTGCGCGCCAGTGCCCGCCGCATCGGCGTGTTCCTGTTCTTTGTGGTGATGACCCAGGTGGTGCTGGGTTACGTGATGGTGGTGATTGAAAGTGGTCACCCCCAGACGCAGTTCCAGACCGTGGGGCACGGCGTGTATTGGGCGATCGTCACCATGACCACCGTGGGCTACGGCGATGTGGTGCCCCAGACGGTGCTCGGTCGCTTGTTGGCGGCGGTGGTGATGTTGCTCGGCTTCGGGATCATTGCCATCCCCACCGGCATCGTCACGGTGGAGACGATCAATCAGGCCCGGCAGGATCAACGCTCCTGTGGGGATTGCGGCCGCACCGGCCACCGCCACCGGGCCGCCCATTGCGATCAGTGCGGCGCGGTGTTGCCCTTAGGGCGTTCTTGA